One window from the genome of Streptomyces sp. NBC_00287 encodes:
- a CDS encoding GNAT family N-acetyltransferase translates to MSEPREVVHEEAAVRILRLDPQADAEVVHGWVSEERASFWGMNGLTREQVAEIYGHLDTLDTHHAFLVQRDGVPAALLQTYEPEADRVSECYDVEPGDIGVHLLLAPAGPEGARPGWTAGLVRAILSYVLIGLDRRRVVVDPDAANEKAIARFAKQGFEAGPLVTLPEIDIPDVYLPEKKAQLAFMRREVAFPG, encoded by the coding sequence ATGTCTGAGCCCCGCGAGGTGGTGCACGAGGAGGCCGCCGTGCGGATCCTGCGCCTGGACCCGCAGGCCGACGCCGAGGTCGTGCACGGCTGGGTGAGCGAGGAACGCGCCTCCTTCTGGGGCATGAACGGCCTCACCCGCGAGCAGGTCGCCGAGATCTACGGCCATCTGGACACCCTCGACACCCACCACGCCTTCCTCGTCCAGCGGGACGGCGTACCGGCCGCGCTGCTCCAGACGTACGAGCCGGAGGCCGACCGGGTCAGCGAGTGCTACGACGTGGAGCCCGGCGACATCGGCGTCCATCTGCTGCTCGCGCCCGCCGGTCCTGAGGGCGCCCGTCCCGGCTGGACGGCCGGACTCGTGCGCGCGATCCTGTCGTACGTCCTCATCGGCCTCGACCGGCGGCGGGTCGTCGTCGATCCCGACGCGGCCAACGAGAAGGCGATCGCCCGTTTCGCGAAGCAGGGCTTCGAGGCGGGACCCCTTGTCACCCTCCCCGAGATCGACATCCCGGACGTCTACTTGCCCGAGAAGAAGGCCCAACTCGCCTTTATGCGCCGGGAGGTAGCCTTCCCCGGGTGA
- a CDS encoding cupin domain-containing protein: protein MTPEDLVAHYNLEPIPREGGLFRQTWAGPRRADGRPAGTAIVALLTAEPGDFSALHRLNGDEVWHFYLGDPLEMLLLAPDGSSRTLALGPDILHGQQPQLTVPAGTWMGARVVAGGSWTFFGCTMTPGFTYEDYEHGDAESLAASYPHEAARIVELCRP, encoded by the coding sequence GTGACCCCGGAAGACCTCGTCGCCCACTACAACCTGGAGCCGATACCGCGCGAGGGCGGCCTGTTCCGCCAGACCTGGGCGGGCCCTCGGCGCGCGGACGGCCGCCCTGCGGGCACCGCGATAGTCGCCCTGCTCACCGCCGAGCCGGGCGACTTCTCGGCCCTGCACCGGCTGAACGGCGACGAGGTCTGGCACTTCTACCTCGGCGATCCCCTGGAGATGCTCCTGCTCGCCCCCGACGGCAGCTCCCGCACGCTAGCCCTGGGCCCGGACATACTGCACGGCCAGCAACCGCAGTTGACCGTCCCCGCGGGCACCTGGATGGGAGCGCGGGTGGTGGCAGGGGGCTCCTGGACCTTCTTCGGCTGCACGATGACGCCAGGCTTCACCTACGAGGACTACGAGCACGGCGACGCGGAGTCTCTCGCCGCCTCGTATCCGCACGAGGCCGCGCGGATCGTGGAACTGTGCCGTCCATGA
- a CDS encoding ABC transporter substrate-binding protein: MLDNLPSPSRRTLLRGIGGAAVLGAGIPLLSACGGSGAAADPKTVTLGSKASDPVPKKAFADIYAAYQKKSGITVDVNTKDSNTFQEQINSYLQGTPDDVFTWFAGYRMQFFAAKGLATPIDDVWQTIGGNFPEAMHKLSKGEDGKYYFVPLYSYPWAVFYRKSVFQQYGYEVPTTWDDFVALCKQMQKDKLVPIAFGDKDAWPALGTFDQINFRQNGYDFHVDLMAGKAAWTDAKVRKTFDLWTEILPYHQEGSTGRTWQDAAQTLASKKAGMYMLGTFVAQQFTNKADLDDLDFFAFPEIDPAFGQDTVEAPTDGFMMSKSPKNKAQAVKLLEYLGTSAAEDIYLKSDPSVVHATTDADTASYTTLQKKAYEMIAGAKSLTQFMDRDSRPDFTSTVMQPALQKFIRDPKGVDSLLSSIERQKKTIFASS, from the coding sequence ATGCTCGACAACCTCCCCTCCCCCTCGCGCCGCACCCTGCTGCGCGGCATCGGCGGCGCCGCCGTTCTCGGCGCCGGCATACCCCTGCTCAGCGCGTGTGGCGGCAGTGGTGCGGCCGCCGATCCGAAGACCGTGACCCTCGGGTCGAAGGCGTCCGACCCGGTGCCGAAGAAGGCCTTCGCGGACATCTACGCGGCCTACCAGAAGAAGTCCGGCATCACGGTCGACGTGAACACCAAGGACTCCAACACCTTCCAGGAGCAGATCAACTCCTACCTCCAGGGCACGCCGGACGACGTGTTCACCTGGTTCGCCGGCTACCGGATGCAGTTCTTCGCGGCCAAGGGCCTCGCCACCCCGATCGACGACGTGTGGCAGACCATCGGCGGCAACTTCCCCGAGGCGATGCACAAGCTCAGCAAGGGCGAGGACGGCAAGTACTACTTCGTGCCGCTGTACTCGTACCCCTGGGCCGTCTTCTACCGGAAGAGCGTCTTCCAGCAGTACGGCTATGAAGTCCCCACCACCTGGGACGACTTCGTCGCCCTGTGCAAGCAGATGCAGAAGGACAAGCTGGTCCCGATCGCCTTCGGCGACAAGGACGCCTGGCCCGCGCTCGGCACCTTCGACCAGATCAACTTCCGCCAGAACGGCTACGACTTCCACGTCGACCTGATGGCCGGCAAGGCCGCCTGGACCGACGCCAAGGTCCGTAAGACCTTCGACCTGTGGACCGAGATCCTCCCCTACCACCAGGAGGGCTCCACGGGCCGGACCTGGCAGGACGCGGCCCAGACCCTGGCATCGAAGAAGGCCGGCATGTATATGCTCGGCACCTTCGTGGCCCAGCAGTTCACCAACAAGGCCGACCTGGACGACCTCGACTTCTTCGCCTTCCCGGAGATCGACCCGGCGTTCGGCCAGGACACCGTCGAGGCGCCGACCGACGGCTTCATGATGAGCAAGAGCCCGAAGAACAAGGCCCAGGCCGTCAAGCTCCTGGAGTACCTGGGCACTTCGGCCGCCGAGGACATCTACCTCAAGTCCGACCCGAGCGTGGTGCACGCCACCACCGACGCGGACACCGCCTCGTACACCACCCTTCAGAAGAAGGCGTACGAGATGATCGCGGGCGCCAAGAGCCTCACCCAGTTCATGGACCGCGACAGCCGCCCGGACTTCACCTCCACGGTGATGCAGCCCGCGCTGCAGAAGTTCATCCGTGACCCCAAGGGCGTCGACAGTCTGCTGTCCTCGATCGAGCGCCAGAAGAAGACGATCTTCGCGTCCTCATGA
- a CDS encoding carbohydrate ABC transporter permease yields MSTLALKKPKTPIRPARILLHLFLAGAALAWLAPLLWAVYAAMRPYAETSEKGYVSWPDTLNFDNFTNAFTQSDMTHYFVNTLIIAVPAVLLTLFLSSMVAFYVSRFDFRLNLALLLVFTAGNLLPQQVIITPLYRLYLLIDLPGITMSGKLYDSALGLVLIHVAFQSGFCAFVLSNYMRTLPHELTEAALVDGASVWRMYWQIVLPLCRPAMAALATLLSIWIYNDFFWALVLISTGENMPITSALNNLTGTYFTDPNLVAAGALLTAIPTLIVYFVLQRQFVSGLTLGANKG; encoded by the coding sequence ATGAGCACTCTCGCTCTGAAAAAGCCGAAGACGCCGATCCGCCCCGCCCGGATCCTGCTGCACCTCTTCCTCGCGGGCGCCGCCCTGGCCTGGCTCGCGCCGCTGCTCTGGGCGGTCTACGCGGCGATGCGGCCGTACGCGGAGACGAGCGAGAAGGGATATGTGTCCTGGCCGGACACGCTGAACTTCGACAACTTCACCAACGCGTTCACGCAGTCGGACATGACGCACTACTTCGTGAACACGCTGATCATCGCCGTCCCGGCGGTCCTGCTGACGCTGTTCCTGTCGTCGATGGTCGCCTTCTACGTCAGCCGCTTCGACTTCCGCCTCAACCTCGCCCTGCTGCTGGTCTTCACGGCCGGCAATCTGCTCCCGCAGCAGGTCATCATCACCCCGCTGTACCGCCTCTACCTGCTGATCGACCTGCCCGGCATCACCATGTCCGGCAAGCTGTACGACTCCGCGCTCGGCCTCGTCCTCATCCACGTCGCGTTCCAGTCCGGCTTCTGCGCCTTCGTGCTCAGCAACTACATGCGCACGCTGCCGCACGAGCTGACCGAGGCCGCGCTGGTGGACGGCGCCTCGGTGTGGCGCATGTACTGGCAGATCGTGCTGCCGCTGTGCCGTCCGGCGATGGCGGCCCTGGCGACACTGCTGTCCATCTGGATCTACAACGACTTCTTCTGGGCCCTCGTCCTGATCTCGACCGGCGAGAACATGCCGATCACCTCGGCGCTGAACAACCTCACCGGGACGTACTTCACCGACCCCAACCTGGTCGCCGCCGGCGCGCTGCTCACCGCGATCCCCACGCTGATCGTGTACTTCGTGCTTCAGCGGCAGTTCGTCAGCGGTCTCACCCTCGGCGCCAACAAGGGCTGA
- a CDS encoding carbohydrate ABC transporter permease encodes MSTQITEEIPEAATVPPPGAAPKAVHGHRRLLTRRDRLTLGLMAGLPTILHIALVWVTALASIALAFTTWDGIGFDSIQWVGLQNFKELFEQNPQFWPAVQHNVIWFAVLIVIPTPLGLFLAVQLDKKIRFSRVYQTAFFLPVVMSMAVIGFVWQLIYNPDTGLINSVIGANEPGKYIDWIGDPDLNLWAILIAASWRHAGYMMILYLAGLKGVDPSLREASALDGASEWQTFKNVIFPTLRPTNTVVLVVTIIEALRAFDLVYVFNGGAEGTELLSILVTSNIIGESSRIGYGSAIAVVLLLISLVVIVPYLVATFRKERRA; translated from the coding sequence ATGAGCACCCAGATCACCGAGGAGATCCCGGAGGCGGCCACCGTGCCGCCTCCGGGCGCCGCCCCCAAGGCCGTTCATGGCCACCGCCGCCTGCTCACCCGCCGCGACCGGCTCACTCTCGGTCTGATGGCGGGTCTGCCGACGATCCTGCACATCGCCCTCGTCTGGGTCACCGCCCTCGCCTCGATCGCGCTCGCCTTCACCACCTGGGACGGCATCGGCTTCGACTCGATCCAGTGGGTGGGCCTGCAGAACTTCAAGGAACTGTTCGAGCAGAACCCGCAGTTCTGGCCCGCCGTCCAGCACAACGTCATCTGGTTCGCCGTGCTGATCGTGATCCCGACCCCGCTCGGCCTGTTCCTGGCCGTGCAGCTGGACAAAAAGATCCGCTTCAGCCGGGTCTACCAGACGGCCTTCTTCCTGCCCGTCGTGATGTCGATGGCCGTGATCGGCTTCGTCTGGCAGCTGATCTACAACCCCGACACCGGCCTGATCAACAGCGTCATCGGCGCCAACGAGCCCGGCAAGTACATCGACTGGATCGGCGACCCGGACCTCAACCTCTGGGCCATCCTGATCGCCGCGTCCTGGCGGCACGCCGGGTACATGATGATCCTCTACCTGGCCGGTCTGAAGGGCGTCGACCCCTCGCTGCGGGAGGCCTCCGCGCTGGACGGGGCGAGCGAATGGCAGACGTTCAAGAACGTCATCTTCCCGACCCTGCGCCCCACCAACACGGTCGTCCTGGTCGTCACGATCATCGAGGCCCTGCGCGCCTTCGACCTCGTCTACGTCTTCAACGGCGGCGCCGAGGGCACCGAGCTGCTCTCCATCCTCGTGACCAGCAACATCATCGGCGAGTCCAGCCGGATCGGATACGGCTCCGCCATCGCGGTCGTTCTGCTGCTGATCTCGCTCGTCGTGATCGTCCCGTACCTGGTCGCCACCTTCCGGAAGGAGCGGCGCGCATGA
- a CDS encoding glycoside hydrolase family 36 protein, translating into MSFTPVASVPVDRRTARVHEEGWQSWSPSGAYALDATPYRPTNSNWATVCYRPGVTVPDGVFQGEGLLALAPKGEDGPVVVCAAADPRSSVPSIRLDVRDGRAEISADGKVDFYSYLGPGGIQGALADWADSLGLTEPRPAPTVWCSWYEYFTAVTEDDIHENLRAMDTLDLPIDVVQIDDGYQSRLGDWLTLSGRFRSRAGIADAIRARGRRAGIWTAPFLVDPASDLAAEHPDWLVRTSSGAPLHAGRNWGHDLNVLDTTHPHAAAYLAEVFRTLRAEGYDYFKVDFLYAGALDGVRHADVDALTAYRDGIRLIREAIGDEAYLLGCGAPLLASIGLFDAMRVSPDTAPHRRPEADDYSQPGQDAAEFTGVGRQWQHGRLWINDPDCLMARPTVETRERWAAHVEATGGLMASSDRLLSLDEWGVSTTRRLLGGGA; encoded by the coding sequence GTGTCCTTCACCCCCGTAGCCTCCGTGCCCGTGGACCGGCGCACCGCCCGTGTCCACGAGGAGGGCTGGCAGTCCTGGAGCCCCAGTGGGGCGTACGCCCTGGACGCCACGCCGTACCGTCCGACCAACTCCAACTGGGCGACGGTGTGTTACCGGCCCGGGGTGACCGTGCCCGACGGGGTGTTCCAGGGGGAGGGGCTGCTGGCCCTGGCTCCCAAGGGCGAGGACGGACCGGTCGTCGTGTGCGCGGCGGCCGATCCGCGGAGCTCCGTGCCCTCCATCCGGCTCGACGTGCGCGACGGCCGGGCGGAGATCAGCGCCGACGGCAAGGTGGACTTCTACTCCTACCTGGGCCCCGGCGGCATCCAGGGCGCCCTCGCCGACTGGGCCGACAGCCTCGGCCTCACCGAGCCCCGCCCGGCACCCACGGTCTGGTGCTCCTGGTACGAGTACTTCACCGCCGTCACCGAGGACGACATCCACGAGAACCTCCGTGCGATGGACACCCTCGACCTGCCCATTGACGTCGTCCAGATCGACGACGGCTACCAGAGCAGGCTGGGCGACTGGCTCACCCTCTCCGGCCGCTTCCGCTCCCGCGCGGGCATCGCGGACGCCATCCGCGCCCGGGGCCGCAGGGCGGGCATCTGGACGGCCCCCTTCCTGGTGGACCCGGCGAGCGACCTGGCCGCCGAGCACCCGGACTGGCTGGTCCGTACGTCCTCCGGCGCCCCCCTGCACGCGGGCCGCAACTGGGGTCACGACCTGAACGTCCTGGACACGACCCACCCGCACGCGGCGGCGTATCTCGCCGAGGTCTTCCGGACGCTGCGCGCCGAGGGCTACGACTACTTCAAGGTCGACTTCCTCTACGCGGGCGCCCTGGACGGCGTACGCCATGCGGACGTGGACGCGCTCACGGCGTACCGCGACGGCATCCGTCTGATCCGCGAGGCGATCGGCGACGAGGCGTACCTGCTGGGCTGCGGAGCGCCTCTGCTCGCGTCGATCGGCCTGTTCGACGCGATGCGGGTCAGCCCCGACACGGCCCCGCACCGCCGCCCCGAGGCCGACGACTACAGCCAGCCCGGCCAGGACGCCGCCGAGTTCACCGGCGTCGGACGGCAGTGGCAGCACGGCCGCCTGTGGATCAACGACCCCGACTGCCTGATGGCCCGCCCGACGGTGGAGACCCGGGAGCGGTGGGCCGCGCATGTGGAGGCGACGGGCGGTCTGATGGCCTCCAGCGACCGACTGCTGTCGCTGGACGAGTGGGGCGTGTCGACCACGCGCCGGCTGCTCGGAGGTGGCGCGTGA
- a CDS encoding copper resistance CopC/CopD family protein: MLLAAVLVLLVLGGAGTASAHAALSGTDPEDGAVLRTAPRHLTLTFTESVGFLDDSVRVLGPDGRRLRLGEAEHAEDADTARVNLPRGLDEGTYTVAWRVVSADSHPVSGAFTFSIGKPSPTPVAVDTGPTEDPATAALHKIARYLAYLGAALLIGTAAFIVVCRPEDPGVLRRPLLIGWWTLLGTTLALLVLRAPYETGEGPAAALDLEAFTRTLTGRPGLALLARLALLLLTATYLRRLGSAGKGRGAVSICGSAAGRDQPQWRRTLPPAFLATALALTWAASDHASAGIQVPLAMTSSVLHLLATAVWLGGLTALLITLYRAHPTPETVTRFSRLAFASVTVLVITGTYQSWRGLGDWDALTGTTYGRLLTLKLAAVVLLLAAAAVSRSWTARLAAVPEAVSHKVPQPAGGPPLPEPPPPPAPETNPRALRRSVLAEVAVGVIVLVITTVLTGTLPSRAEAEAAQAAPPTGGTVAVTVPFDVGTPGGTGKVELTLDPGRVGDNALQAVVFGPDGGLSTVPELRVSFTLPAQDIGPLDAGLKDQGGYWANSFVNLPLAGTWTMKITVRVSEIDQVSVERRIQIR, from the coding sequence GTGCTGCTGGCAGCCGTGCTGGTCCTGCTCGTCCTCGGCGGTGCGGGAACGGCTTCGGCGCACGCGGCCCTCAGCGGTACCGACCCCGAGGACGGAGCCGTCCTCCGAACGGCCCCGCGTCACCTCACCCTGACCTTCACCGAGTCCGTCGGCTTCCTCGACGACTCCGTCCGCGTCCTGGGCCCTGACGGCAGGCGACTGCGGCTGGGGGAGGCCGAGCACGCGGAGGACGCCGACACGGCCCGCGTGAACCTGCCCCGCGGTCTGGACGAGGGCACCTACACGGTGGCCTGGCGCGTGGTGTCGGCGGACAGCCACCCGGTGTCGGGCGCGTTCACGTTCTCGATCGGCAAGCCGTCCCCGACGCCGGTCGCGGTCGACACCGGTCCCACGGAGGATCCGGCGACCGCGGCCCTCCACAAGATCGCCCGCTATCTGGCGTACCTCGGGGCTGCCCTGCTCATCGGCACGGCGGCGTTCATCGTCGTATGCCGCCCGGAGGACCCCGGGGTGCTGCGCAGGCCGCTCCTCATCGGCTGGTGGACCTTGCTGGGCACGACACTGGCGCTGTTGGTGCTTCGGGCCCCGTACGAGACAGGCGAAGGCCCGGCGGCGGCCCTGGATCTGGAGGCCTTCACCAGAACCCTCACGGGCCGCCCAGGCCTGGCCCTGCTGGCACGGCTGGCCCTGCTCCTGCTGACAGCCACGTATCTCCGACGGCTGGGCAGCGCAGGTAAGGGGCGCGGGGCTGTATCGATTTGCGGCTCCGCCGCGGGGCGCGACCAGCCACAATGGCGCCGCACCCTCCCACCGGCCTTCCTCGCCACCGCCCTCGCCCTCACCTGGGCCGCATCAGACCACGCCTCCGCAGGCATCCAGGTACCCCTGGCGATGACCTCATCCGTACTGCACCTTCTGGCGACAGCGGTATGGCTGGGCGGCCTCACAGCCCTGCTCATCACCCTGTACCGAGCCCACCCGACCCCGGAAACAGTCACCCGCTTCTCCCGCCTCGCCTTCGCCTCGGTCACCGTCCTGGTCATCACCGGCACCTACCAGTCCTGGCGAGGCCTCGGCGACTGGGACGCGCTCACCGGCACGACCTACGGCAGGCTCCTGACCCTCAAGCTGGCCGCGGTGGTCCTGCTCCTCGCCGCCGCGGCGGTATCCCGCAGCTGGACGGCCAGGCTGGCTGCCGTACCTGAAGCCGTAAGCCACAAGGTCCCGCAACCCGCAGGCGGCCCCCCGCTCCCCGAACCGCCCCCACCTCCAGCCCCCGAGACCAACCCCCGCGCCCTTCGCCGCTCGGTCCTGGCCGAAGTCGCCGTGGGCGTCATCGTGCTGGTGATCACGACCGTGCTCACCGGGACTCTGCCTTCGCGCGCCGAGGCGGAGGCCGCCCAGGCCGCGCCCCCGACCGGCGGCACCGTCGCGGTCACGGTCCCCTTCGACGTCGGCACCCCCGGCGGTACCGGCAAGGTCGAACTCACCCTCGACCCCGGTCGGGTCGGCGACAACGCCCTGCAGGCCGTGGTGTTCGGACCGGACGGCGGTCTGTCCACCGTCCCCGAGCTGCGTGTCTCCTTCACGCTCCCCGCCCAGGACATCGGCCCGCTCGACGCAGGGCTGAAAGACCAGGGCGGCTACTGGGCGAACAGCTTCGTCAATCTGCCCCTCGCCGGCACCTGGACCATGAAGATCACCGTGCGGGTCTCGGAGATCGACCAGGTGAGCGTGGAGCGGCGGATCCAGATCCGCTAG
- a CDS encoding SDR family NAD(P)-dependent oxidoreductase, whose translation MKLLEGQVALITGAGGGIGRGIALRFAEAGARVAVHCRTSVDSAREVASLIGESVVLQGDLTVEEECRRVVREAAEWGGGRLTALVNNAGVQPVRELSGMTAAEFRAVLDANLTSVFACTQAAAEVMRGRGGGSVTHIASVEARLPAEGHGHYAASKAAVVMHARSAALEYGRDGIRVNTVSPGLIERDGLGEAWPEGVRRWRAATALGRLGRAEEVGDACVFLASPMASWITGHDLVVDGGVLARPTW comes from the coding sequence ATGAAGCTTCTCGAGGGCCAGGTCGCTCTGATCACCGGGGCCGGTGGAGGCATCGGCCGCGGCATCGCACTGCGGTTCGCCGAGGCCGGCGCGCGGGTGGCCGTGCACTGCCGCACCTCGGTGGACTCGGCACGTGAAGTGGCGTCTCTCATCGGCGAATCGGTCGTCCTGCAAGGAGATCTGACCGTCGAGGAGGAGTGCCGTCGCGTGGTGCGGGAGGCCGCGGAGTGGGGCGGCGGACGGCTGACGGCGCTGGTCAACAACGCCGGAGTGCAGCCGGTGCGGGAACTGTCCGGGATGACGGCCGCCGAGTTTCGGGCGGTGCTGGATGCCAACCTGACGAGTGTGTTCGCCTGTACGCAGGCAGCGGCGGAGGTCATGCGGGGGCGGGGCGGCGGTTCGGTGACCCACATCGCCTCGGTGGAGGCGCGGCTGCCGGCGGAGGGGCACGGGCATTACGCGGCGTCCAAGGCGGCGGTCGTGATGCACGCCCGCTCCGCGGCCCTGGAGTACGGCCGCGACGGCATCCGCGTGAACACGGTCTCACCGGGGCTGATCGAACGGGACGGCCTGGGCGAGGCCTGGCCGGAGGGCGTACGGCGGTGGAGGGCGGCGACGGCTTTGGGGCGGCTCGGGCGGGCGGAGGAGGTCGGGGACGCGTGTGTGTTTCTGGCGTCGCCCATGGCCTCTTGGATCACGGGGCACGATTTGGTCGTGGACGGAGGGGTGTTGGCTCGGCCAACCTGGTGA
- a CDS encoding beta-galactosidase, whose translation MKGIAYGGDYNPEQWPEEVWAEDMRLMREAGVTMVSVGIFSWALLEPAEGSYDFSLLDRVLAMLEANGIAADLATPTAAPPAWFFRAHPEALPVDRDGRRLSYGSRQTFCPSSPAYREAALRMARALGERYADHPAVVMWHVHNEYGCHNAECYCDESAASFRRWLRARYADDLAALNDAWGTRFWSQWYYDWDEILPPRATGAVPNPTHQLDWRRFCSDELLSLYEAEREVLREAGPSIPATTNFMVMYNFDALDYWRWAPKLDVVSNDHYLQSADPESEIDIALSGDLVRSLAGGRPWLLMEHSTGAVNWQPVNRAKNPGELRRNALAHVARGADGIAYFQWRAAKAGAEQWHSAMLPHAGTDSQIWRDVVQLGADLRALAEVGGSVGTAEVAIVWDWNSRWAMELPSQPSAELHFQDLVRAWYEPLWRAGVAVDFVRPDADLSAYRLVLAPSLYLVDEEGAANLTAFASNGGTLAVGFHSGAVDENCHVRLGGYPGAFRELLGVTTDELFPLLPGESVGLSDGGTATLWTERVRLAGASAVTSYTSGPLTGVPAVTRHDYGAGAAWYVATAPDPSTLAALLDRIREEAGVEPVRNAPPGVEVALRRGADADFLFLINHTSRGTEVPVAPGALELLTGKAVEGSVRVPAGDVAVVREPRG comes from the coding sequence GTGAAGGGCATCGCGTACGGCGGCGACTACAACCCCGAGCAGTGGCCCGAGGAGGTCTGGGCCGAGGACATGCGCCTGATGCGCGAGGCCGGGGTGACGATGGTCAGCGTCGGCATCTTCTCGTGGGCGCTGCTGGAACCGGCGGAGGGGTCGTACGACTTCTCCCTGCTGGACCGGGTCCTCGCCATGCTGGAGGCCAACGGCATCGCGGCCGACCTCGCGACCCCCACCGCGGCACCCCCGGCCTGGTTCTTCCGCGCCCACCCGGAGGCGCTCCCCGTCGACAGGGACGGCAGGAGACTGTCGTACGGCAGCCGCCAGACGTTCTGCCCGTCGAGCCCCGCCTACCGGGAGGCGGCCCTGCGGATGGCGCGGGCGCTGGGCGAGCGGTACGCGGACCATCCGGCGGTGGTGATGTGGCACGTCCACAACGAGTACGGCTGCCACAACGCGGAGTGCTACTGCGACGAGAGCGCGGCTTCCTTCCGGCGCTGGCTGAGGGCTCGGTACGCAGATGACCTGGCAGCCCTGAACGACGCCTGGGGCACGCGGTTCTGGAGCCAGTGGTACTACGACTGGGACGAGATCCTCCCGCCCCGCGCCACGGGTGCCGTGCCGAACCCCACCCATCAGTTGGACTGGCGTCGCTTCTGCAGCGACGAGCTGCTGTCGCTGTACGAGGCGGAGCGCGAGGTGCTGCGGGAGGCGGGCCCCTCGATCCCCGCCACCACCAATTTCATGGTGATGTACAACTTCGACGCGCTGGACTACTGGCGCTGGGCCCCGAAGCTGGACGTGGTCTCGAACGACCACTATCTCCAGTCGGCCGACCCCGAGTCGGAGATCGACATCGCGCTGAGCGGCGATCTGGTCCGCTCGCTGGCGGGCGGGCGCCCGTGGCTGCTGATGGAGCACTCCACGGGCGCGGTGAACTGGCAGCCGGTGAACCGGGCGAAGAACCCCGGGGAGTTGAGGCGGAACGCCCTGGCCCATGTCGCCCGGGGCGCGGACGGTATCGCCTACTTCCAGTGGCGGGCGGCGAAGGCGGGCGCCGAGCAGTGGCACTCGGCGATGCTTCCGCACGCCGGTACGGACAGCCAGATCTGGCGGGACGTGGTGCAACTGGGCGCGGATCTGAGGGCCTTGGCCGAGGTGGGCGGCAGCGTCGGTACGGCCGAGGTGGCGATCGTCTGGGACTGGAACTCCCGCTGGGCGATGGAACTCCCCTCCCAGCCCAGCGCCGAACTGCACTTCCAGGACCTGGTCCGCGCCTGGTACGAGCCGCTGTGGCGAGCGGGCGTCGCGGTGGACTTCGTACGCCCGGACGCGGATCTGTCGGCTTACCGGCTGGTGCTTGCCCCCTCGCTGTACCTGGTGGACGAGGAGGGCGCGGCGAATCTGACGGCCTTCGCCTCGAACGGCGGCACGCTGGCCGTCGGCTTCCACAGCGGGGCCGTGGACGAGAACTGCCATGTGCGGCTGGGGGGTTACCCCGGGGCGTTCCGGGAGCTGCTGGGCGTGACGACCGACGAGCTCTTCCCCTTGCTGCCGGGGGAGTCGGTGGGGCTGAGCGACGGCGGTACGGCGACGCTGTGGACCGAGCGGGTGCGGTTGGCGGGGGCGAGTGCGGTGACGTCGTACACGTCCGGCCCGCTGACCGGCGTACCGGCGGTGACGCGGCATGATTACGGCGCCGGTGCCGCCTGGTACGTGGCCACAGCTCCGGATCCTTCGACACTGGCGGCGCTTCTGGACCGTATCCGCGAGGAGGCGGGAGTGGAGCCGGTGCGCAACGCCCCTCCGGGTGTGGAGGTGGCGTTGCGGCGCGGCGCTGACGCCGATTTCCTCTTCCTGATCAACCACACGTCCCGCGGCACGGAGGTTCCGGTGGCGCCCGGCGCGCTCGAACTGCTCACCGGGAAGGCGGTGGAGGGTTCGGTGCGGGTGCCGGCGGGTGATGTGGCGGTGGTGCGGGAGCCGCGCGGCTGA